In the genome of Vicia villosa cultivar HV-30 ecotype Madison, WI linkage group LG7, Vvil1.0, whole genome shotgun sequence, one region contains:
- the LOC131617790 gene encoding rop guanine nucleotide exchange factor 14-like: MKREDEQGLEEWELSESPQQFYVKEKEKPSYAIQHSDIEAMKEKFSKLLLGEDVTGGTKGIATALALSNAITNLAVTVFGELWKLEPLSEERKCKWRRELDWLLSPTNYMVELVPAKQNNANGRIFEIMTPKARADIHMNLPALQKLDSMLIVRHLFTIINNDLERYPFGRSIEVKGKSKRRH; encoded by the exons ATGAAAAGGGAAGATGAACAAGGTCTTGAAGAATGGGAACTTTCAGAAAGTCCTCAACAGTTTTATGTCAAAGAAAAAGAGAAGCCTTCTTATGCAATCCAACATTCAGATATTGAAGCCATGAAGGAAAAGTTTTCGAAGCTCTTACTCGGTGAAGATGTTACAGGAGGAACTAAGGGCATCGCTACCGCCTTGGCACTGTCTAATGCCATCACAAACTTAGCAG TTACTGTTTTTGGTGAGCTGTGGAAACTGGAACCTTTATCGGAAGAAAGGAAGTGCAAATGGCGAAGAGAATTGGATTGGTTACTGTCTCCTACTAACTATATGGTTGAGCTAGTTCCGGCTAAGCAAAACAATGCTAATGGTCGGATCTTTGAG ATCATGACACCGAAAGCCCGTGCAGACATTCACATGAATCTTCCAGCACTCCAGAAATTGGACTCTATGCTTATCGTACGTCATCTCTTTACTATAATCAACAATGATCTTGAAAGGTATCCGTTCGGGAGATCGATTGAAGTAAAAGGCAAAAGTAAAAGGCGTCATTGA